A window of Methanocalculus natronophilus contains these coding sequences:
- a CDS encoding ATP synthase F0 subunit B gives NKLDEAKKEAQKLVEDAKNRGEDTRRDIIREAKEEAEKIKKNAKKDMDKEIEMARNKLQNEAVEIAMFLTE, from the coding sequence GAATAAACTTGATGAAGCGAAAAAAGAAGCACAAAAGCTTGTTGAAGATGCGAAAAATCGTGGGGAAGATACACGCCGTGATATTATTCGTGAAGCAAAAGAAGAAGCTGAAAAAATCAAGAAAAATGCGAAAAAAGATATGGATAAAGAAATTGAAATGGCTCGTAACAAACTTCAAAATGAAGCAGTTGAAATTGCGATGTTTTTAACTGAAA